GTCATTATATACCCCTCATTTCAACTCTGCTTGACATatattaaaggctattagctcaattgGGAGAGCGATGTACAAATTTtgtacaaaggtatgggttcgagtcccatatagcctagtTAACTAAAGAATTGGCGACTAATACATGTTAAAACACAAGCAATAAAGTAGTATAAAGGATGAGCCAAGTCTACTCGACAGTGCGCAAATAAGGATGCGATGACCATAATCAGCTTTAAGCAATGACGTACATGAGCCAATATCATGCATTGTATGTAGTGTGCAAAGGTTCTTAAGTTTATGTCTTTACCTTGATAGCTACACTCAATTACctttgctagatacactcttttacaaTGAATTTTATCTCAAAACTGTCACCTTATAAGATGTCCCTGGTTCTGGATAAATCCACTTTGATTGTAATACATGGGTTTATCCTTGCAATTTCTACCTGCAGAAATATGGCATCTTCTTCACCAACAAGGTTATCTCTTCAGAATTCAGTTGCTATTTCTAACTGCTTGTAAATTAAAAGATAAATTTACACAAATACATGTTCATTTAATATAATGTACCTAACTAATATGATGGTTATCAAATTTCCAATGTCTGATGACATGCAGACATACCTTCCTCACCAAACACCCAAACCAATAAGCAAATACCGCGAGGAAGAACTACAGATTCTGAGAGGAAAGGGAAGAGAAAATGCAAAGCTCCAGGAATGGGATCGTGTATATGACTATGCATTTTACAATGACCTAGGAGAGCTAGATAAAGGACCTAATCATGTCCATCCAATCGTTGGAGGCTCTGCAAAGTATCCTTATCCTCGTAGAACACAAACTAGCCGCCCCCCAATAGATAAAGGTTAGATTGCCTCATCCTCTCTACGCTATAAGCCTTATTATTTCTCATTTACTTACTCGAAATCATAGGCACTAGTGTAAACTGTTAACATTTCTACAGCTGGTAATCGTGTCAGTCGGATTGGGCTCTGGTTGTGTCGAGCCAACATTGCCCTTTAACTTTCTAAGCTAAATAGactcctttattttgttagatACACTTCCTTACCTTGCTAGGTACATTCTTTTAGATTGTTAGATCCACTCATTTAAGATACACTTCTTTATCTTGCAAAATACACTCCTTTAGATTGCTAGATACACctctttaaattgctagatacacttccttagcttgctagatacattcctttagattgctagatacactcatttactttgctagatacacttctttatctttctagatacacttctttaaattgctagatacacttccTTACCTTGCTAGGTACATTCTTTTAGACTGCAAGATACACATCTTTGacatgctagatacactcatttaccttgctagatacacatctatgACATGATATATACACTCTTCTACCTTGTTATATACACCCATTCACTTTTCTAGGTGCACTCGTTTAGATTAGGTAATGTTAGTTTACATTTTCCGATTCTAATTAACTTCCATAAAATACAAAGTAAGGTAGATAAGCATTCTAGACAGCAAAAGTGGAAAATTAAAGGAATTACCTACGTAAAAGATGATCTTAGATATCTTAACTGCAACTACATTCTACCTATCAAGAGGCATACAAATACTTGTGACAAATTACATCAAAATCAAGAAAAGTAAAATGTAAACTTTTTGTAGTTCGTGTGACAGGAAATAACTATTCTATCAGTGAAAAAACAATGAGTCAAGCACATATGTCATTTAACGGATCCAAGATAATGTCTCCGGAAATTGACTAAAACAGTACAGTCTCAATCAGTAGGCGTCCACAACCACCCTAAAGACGCCAGCGAGGAGCTGGCCACCGTCGTTTCCCCTGTACATATGCAAGCCTATTCTCCCACTTTCCCTCACCGAATTCGCGCACCCCCAATAACCATCACCAGTCGAAATCAATAGATATAAACAACTGACTTTTAAATGAGCAACACGCCAACACATCTTCTTAAATGATTAACCATCAAGGCATCAACAATAAAAAAGCAAAAGCCGTCGACCACCACTACCACCCTTACATCGTCGCCGGCAGCAAACCAACATACAAACTGAAAGTAGAAGTTTTAATCGGGATGGGAGTAAAGATTTGTAACATCAGATCTAAAATATCTGACGCCGAGTCTGTTATAATAATTGCTCCGACGACGAGAGACCTTGTTGTATAAATGGTGTGTCGGTCCGATAGTGACAAGCTTGGATGGTCGGTCGAGATATTGGTGGTAGCCGCTGCCAGTAGATATTGAGGTGAGAGGGAAAGTAGTTGGGAATAATTAATGTTAGGGAGTGTGGTGAGTGAGAAAATGTTAGCGCGTGTTTGTGTGTGTTTTGGTTTTAAGTTAGTTCGCacggttcgcaccgaactttaagttcgcacgagatcctatttctatatatatatatatgtgtgtgtgtgtgtgtgtgtgtatgtgtgtgtgtgtgtgtgtgtgtgtgtgtgtgtgtgtgtgtgtgtgtgtgtcgtgTATTgatttgggatccggtgagaaccacctacgTAGTGAGAacgtgagaactccaccttatgaattttttttctacaaaataacgacatatttggattcggcatagagTATTATAGCTAGAAAACATATATTTTGGTCCAATAAATATTAATTATTGACGGAAATCgagacgagaaacattttattGATTTTCATGCATCTACTACTAatttttcatgtatctaacaattttcatgcacctagaactaGTTTTCGTGCACCTATAACCTgaaattttcatgcacctagtaataattttcatgcatgtaacaattttcatgcacctagtattcgttttcgTTCATCTATAGCCATTCTAGTATAAGTAATTATActtttttacattaagtttttttttgttgataaaataaataaattttgtttaactatactaaaaatgtgtttaATAAACTATACTAAGTGTTAATGATCCATCAAAAGTTTCGGAAcaagatatgatgatgatttactaagggttctcacggttctcattatgttggtggttctcaccggatcctatatatatatatatatatatatatatatatatatatatatatatatatatatatatatatatatatatatatatgtacatatatatatatatatatatatatatatatatatatatatgtacatatatgtatacatatatgtacatatatgtatacatatatgtacatatatgtatacatatatgtacatatatgtatacatatatgtacatatatgtatacatatatgtatatatatatatatatatatatatatatatatatatatatagggttaagATCCCATGAGAACCCCTtcccatgagaaccatgagaaccattgCTCACCATTGGATGAATACTACCTACGGCTAAGATTAACGCGCGCAACAATTATTAAGCTACCTTTCTTTTTACAAAAACCTTTGTTTATTTGTCAAAAGCCCCTAAATTTCCTAACCTTGTCACCGCAATTACAAATCCATCAAAAAAACACCCAGATTTTCTTCGTAATCGAAAAACAAGGATGATCAAACCAATTGCATACAAGATTATCAAAGTAATTGACAGCTAGTAATCGATTATATCCAGGTAAACAACTAATTAAACTtgatcaatattttttttttttgtggattgAATTGTTATTTGATTGAGGAAATTGTATGGATTCATTACTTGTTAGCTTAGATTCATGAATTGGTTTCATGGGTCCTGGAAAAGAGATTTGATCGATTGTGTCCATATTTTCTCATCGATTTTTTTAACAAATTGAATTGGTATTTGATTGATGAAATTGTACGGAATAAGTAATTGTTATCTTAGATTAAGTAATTGTTATCTTCGATTAATGATTGATTGTGTGGATATTTTCTGAACAACTTCTATAAGATCACAGTTGGAAGATCAGTTATTAGAGATGATATGTATAATATAAGTTGTTCATAAAATGTATACCGTAGGTTCAGAAAATATATACCATAGGTTCTGAGAAATTTGTACTGTAGGTTCAGAGAATTTTTTGTACTGGGTTGGGTGTGAGATACTCCACGATAATTTGTACTTTTAACTTCTTTGTAGTGTTCAGAAAATATGTAGCATAAGTTCAGGAATTGTGTACTGTAAGTTCAGAGAATTTTTTGTACTGGGTTAGGTGTGAGATACTCCACGATAATTTGTACTTGTAACTTCTTTGTAGTGTTCAGAAAATAAATAGCCTAAGTTCAGGAAATTTGTACTGTAGGTTCAGAGAATTTTTCCAATGTTGTATGGCATTTTTCCAATATAATTTGTACTGTAGGTTCAGAAAATATATAGCATAAGTTCAGGAAATTTACACTAAATGTGCAGAACTTATATATCATAGATTCAGAAAACGTTTGATTGATTGTAACAATGGGTGTGTACTAATATGTTCAATTTCCAGTTGTGCAGATTAAATGGAAGCAAATGATGAAGTTAGTACAGCGATTTCGACATTATTGTCTACACCAATTTGCACTATTCTACCAGAACAACCTGAGGAGTACTTTCCACCATGCGTAGATGAGAAGAAGCCTAAACTAGGAGATTTATACAATACCATAGAAGAAGGAGTTCAGTTTTACAAAGACTATGCAAAACATTGTGGCTTTCAGACTAGATTGGGTACAACAAAAAGGCAAAAAAGAAATGCTGAAGTATTTACGTTGAGGAGAGTGTTATGCAACAAGGCTGGAACAAGGGAGGAGTATAAAGATAAAAAAACAGATCGTGTGCGGTTGATTACTCGTATTGAATGTGAAGCTATGGTACAATTTTATTTTGCAAGCAGATGGAAAGTATAAGGTTACTGGATTCCATGAAGGACACAACCATATTTTAGCATCACCATCATCAATGTTGTTTATGAAGGAAAACAGGAAAATGACATCGATTCAGAAGACCTTCGTTGTAAAAGCAGCACGGTTAAAGATGGGGCCAGTAAAAGCATTTAGAGGTTGGAAAGAGTTGACGGGAGGTTATAGTAATGTTGGTGCTACCGAGACTGATTTCAAGAACTTTGTGAGAAATATGAAACAGTACATTGGTTTGTCTGATGCACAAATGGTGgtagataatttttctcaaaaaaaagAGACGTGTAGCACGTTTTATTTTGACTTCGAAGTTGATGAAAAACAGTGTCTATCAGGGCTGTTTTGGGCAGACACCATATCTAGGAAAAACTATGCTTTATTTGGCGACATGCTTTCCATCGACTCCACCTTTCGTACAAATAAGTACGACATGGTTTTTGTGCCATTTACTGATGTTGATCAACATAAAAGGTGCGTAACAGTAGGAGCGGGGCTACTATCACACGAGAGCATTGAAGCATATACATGGCTTTTCAAAGCATTTCTTGACGCAATGGGGGGTTGTGCACCAAAAGCAATTATAACTGATCAATGTCCTTCTATGAAACCAGCAATTGAAGAAGTATTTCCAAATACATCTCACAGGTTATGCATGTGGCATATTATGAAGAAACTTCGTGAAAAAGTTGATGCATATTTATGGCAAGACGAGGATTTCAAGAAGCGTTTAAATGCATGCGTTTGGAACAATCATTGTGAACCTGATGAATTTGAAGAAGCTTGGGCTAATATCATGATTGATTATGATTTGGTAGACCATCCTTGGTTCTCGTCTCTCTACGAAATTAAAGAAGATTGGGTTCCTGCATATTTTAGAGAAATATTTATGGCGGGAATTATGAGGGTGACATCAAGATCAGAGAGTGAAAATAGTTTCTTCGATCGTTTTCTTACACCTCATGCGACTCTTGTTGAATTCTGGATGTCTTTTGAGAGTGCAATGGATGCACAACACCACAAACAATCGAAACTGGACTCGGAAAATAAACACTCAACATCTCCCTTGAAAACTCCAGTTCAGCTAGAAAAACACGCTTGTAAATTTACACGCATGCAACTTTTAAGGACTTCCAGAATGCATTATGTGCAGCAGTGTACAATTGTGGCATGGTGGACGTACATGCTACGGACGGCACAGAGGTATATATTATCAGCGACATAGAGCGAGAAAGAAAGACATGGGAAGTTGCATTTACAgcaagtagagaagaaatcacttGTAGTTGTTGTTTGTATCAAAGAATGGGTATGCTGTGTAAGCATGTCATATGGGTCTTAAAGCATAAGAACATAAGAAGGATTCCAGACAAATATATTCTTAATAGATGGACGAAGAATGCGTTGATGAAGCCCGTCTTTGATAAGCATGGCAATAAAATGGAGGATGTTGGGAAATCAGACAACAAAAAAGGAATGACAAATGAGCTTTGGGAAGAAATGTACTCTTGTGTCAGCCTTGCAGAAGAAAATGAGAAAGATATACAAATGTTAATAGATAAACTTAGAGAAGTCAAAATGGAGATAAAGCAACATCGAAGCAACGAGCCACCAATCCTCAACACGATGTCGGAAATGGAAAGGTATGTTGGGTGCAGCATTCCTAAAGAGATAAACATCCAAGTTCCACAAAAATCACGTAATAAGGGGAGTGGTAAGCGAATTCAGTCAAGTGTTCTAAAAGCGCTCGAGAAAAGCGGGAAAAAACAAAGAGTATGCCAGACTTGTGGGAAAAAAGGCCACAACTCAAGAACATGTTCTAAAAAGGTTGAAGAATCAGATTCACAGGATGAAGATTCAGAGGATGAAGATTGATTGTCAATGGCCgaacaagagttctaaaagttTTGGATAATTTTAATTGATGTCGTACAGATGATTTATGACTCTAAATTGCTTTTAATTTTATATATTACATGTATAGTGTCATTCTCCAAAGCCACATTACACGTTATGATATATACATGAAAGGTTCAGAACTTATGTATGAAAGATTCAGAACATTTGTGCTACAGGTTCAGAACTTATGTATGAAAGATTCAGAACATTTGTGCTACAGGTTCAGAATATACATGAAAGGTTCAGAACTTGCGTATGAAAGGTTCAGAAAATTTGTGCTACAGGTTCAGAATTTACATGAAAGGTTCAGaacttttgtatgaaagattcaGAAAATTTGTGCTACAGGTTCAGAATACCCCACGTTTATTCTAACAAATGATCTCAATACAATTCAGTATACCATATAGGTATACTGTGTAATGTGTGATAGTCTTTATTGTGCTTTCCTGTATTCGGTTGCTTTG
The Silene latifolia isolate original U9 population chromosome 11, ASM4854445v1, whole genome shotgun sequence genome window above contains:
- the LOC141613866 gene encoding protein FAR1-RELATED SEQUENCE 5-like, with the translated sequence MEANDEVSTAISTLLSTPICTILPEQPEEYFPPCVDEKKPKLGDLYNTIEEGVQFYKDYAKHCGFQTRLGTTKRQKRNAEVFTLRRVLCNKAGTREEYKDKKTDRVRLITHGKYKVTGFHEGHNHILASPSSMLFMKENRKMTSIQKTFVVKAARLKMGPVKAFRGWKELTGGYSNVGATETDFKNFVRNMKQYIGLSDAQMVVDNFSQKKETCSTFYFDFEVDEKQCLSGLFWADTISRKNYALFGDMLSIDSTFRTNKYDMVFVPFTDVDQHKRCVTVGAGLLSHESIEAYTWLFKAFLDAMGGCAPKAIITDQCPSMKPAIEEVFPNTSHRLCMWHIMKKLREKVDAYLWQDEDFKKRLNACVWNNHCEPDEFEEAWANIMIDYDLVDHPWFSSLYEIKEDWVPAYFREIFMAGIMRVTSRSESENSFFDRFLTPHATLVEFWMSFESAMDAQHHKQSKLDSENKHSTSPLKTPVQLEKHACKFTRMQLLRTSRMHYVQQCTIVAWWTYMLRTAQRYILSAT
- the LOC141613867 gene encoding uncharacterized protein LOC141613867, whose amino-acid sequence is MGMLCKHVIWVLKHKNIRRIPDKYILNRWTKNALMKPVFDKHGNKMEDVGKSDNKKGMTNELWEEMYSCVSLAEENEKDIQMLIDKLREVKMEIKQHRSNEPPILNTMSEMERYVGCSIPKEINIQVPQKSRNKGSGKRIQSSVLKALEKSGKKQRVCQTCGKKGHNSRTCSKKVEESDSQDEDSEDED